A window from Nitrospirota bacterium encodes these proteins:
- a CDS encoding ATP-binding protein, producing MASGKLLRQLIKSGAEGNLNAFRSVSEEVIREERAKQHHLLANDLEKILYGRPRPYRNIGENNVPSDKERGLPLLAMKEPTRRLEDVVLSEENRAQFDEILAEHHHEDLLRSYGLEPADRLLFCGPPGCGKTLTSEILASELGRPLAVVRIDSVVSSYLGETAANLRKVFDFASTMPMVMLFDEFDAVAKERSDSAEHGELKRVVNSVLQMMDDYQGQSILIAATNHEGILDSAVWRRFEEVLVFDLPNMEQIRCLVEIKLRGVRRDFELESTKLLELFKGTSHADIERVLRRAIKDMVLAKHEFLCERHIKAAVIREGARRQRVAGA from the coding sequence ATGGCGAGTGGCAAGTTATTGAGACAGTTAATAAAATCAGGTGCGGAGGGCAATTTGAACGCATTCCGCAGCGTTTCGGAAGAGGTCATCCGGGAGGAGCGCGCCAAACAGCATCATCTATTGGCGAATGATCTGGAAAAGATACTCTACGGTCGGCCACGACCCTACCGCAATATTGGAGAAAACAACGTCCCGTCCGACAAGGAACGCGGCTTGCCCTTGCTTGCGATGAAGGAGCCGACACGCAGGTTGGAAGATGTCGTTTTGTCAGAAGAAAATCGTGCTCAGTTTGACGAGATTCTTGCGGAGCATCATCACGAGGATTTACTACGCAGTTATGGGTTGGAACCTGCGGATAGATTACTTTTCTGTGGCCCACCGGGATGCGGCAAGACTTTGACCTCGGAAATTCTGGCCAGCGAACTTGGAAGGCCACTGGCCGTTGTGAGGATTGACAGTGTTGTTTCATCTTATTTAGGCGAAACAGCGGCAAACCTCCGCAAAGTCTTTGATTTTGCTTCCACTATGCCCATGGTCATGCTGTTTGATGAGTTTGATGCAGTCGCTAAGGAGCGCTCCGACAGTGCAGAGCATGGTGAACTCAAGCGTGTTGTCAATTCGGTCTTGCAAATGATGGATGATTACCAAGGGCAGAGCATACTGATTGCTGCTACTAACCATGAAGGAATTCTGGATTCGGCGGTATGGCGCAGATTTGAAGAAGTACTTGTATTCGACCTTCCCAATATGGAGCAGATCCGTTGTTTGGTGGAAATAAAACTTCGCGGGGTGCGCCGTGATTTCGAGTTGGAGTCCACTAAATTGCTTGAACTATTCAAGGGCACGAGCCACGCAGATATTGAGCGGGTCCTGCGTCGCGCAATAAAAGATATGGTGCTGGCTAAACATGAGTTTCTGTGTGAGCGGCACATAAAAGCGGCCGTTATTCGTGAGGGTGCACGGCGCCAGCGTGTAGCAGGAGCGTAA
- a CDS encoding DUF1284 domain-containing protein, producing MPILRGHHLICLRFFHGEGYDEAFIENLKETLSLTDKEEITVSSGADDICTHCPWLKEGRCEYNGNADKEIRDMDSKALELLGLSPGSRIKWQTLRGKMPGIFPVWFSLYCTECDWRGACEKDKLFKELKRNL from the coding sequence ATGCCGATACTGAGAGGACACCACCTCATCTGTCTCCGCTTCTTCCACGGAGAGGGATACGATGAGGCATTTATCGAGAATCTAAAGGAAACACTAAGCCTTACGGATAAGGAAGAGATCACGGTTTCCTCCGGCGCTGACGATATATGCACGCACTGTCCCTGGCTTAAAGAGGGCAGGTGTGAGTATAACGGGAACGCCGATAAAGAGATTCGGGATATGGATTCAAAGGCACTCGAACTCCTCGGCCTTTCACCCGGCAGCAGGATCAAATGGCAGACTCTCAGGGGAAAGATGCCCGGAATATTTCCGGTATGGTTTTCTTTATACTGTACAGAATGTGACTGGAGAGGAGCGTGTGAAAAGGACAAGTTGTTTAAGGAGTTAAAGCGGAATTTATAA
- a CDS encoding HD domain-containing protein, which yields MIDLHSPTARLTALRKWFSRFARSFYTSNEEDRKNISLKIRHTYKVCRNITEIAREERQGQTSIPVAEVIALLHDVGRFPQYAQYKTFNDRISVNHAELGARIITSKGLLKEFPSDEQEIITDAVKFHNAFAIPKLKNPEKEFFLKLIRDADKLDIWRVFIEYFESSETERASAAGIGLPELPGYSEEVFSYLLRKQVVPLSKVKSLNDYKLVQLSWIYDLHFRTSYALLLDRGYIKRIIAHLPQTESISRLSVFLQEFALSRIK from the coding sequence ATGATTGATCTACATTCACCAACAGCCCGGCTGACTGCTTTAAGAAAGTGGTTTTCCCGTTTTGCGCGGTCATTTTACACCTCCAATGAAGAAGACCGGAAAAATATCTCACTCAAGATCAGGCATACGTATAAGGTATGCAGGAATATTACAGAGATAGCAAGGGAGGAAAGGCAAGGTCAAACAAGTATCCCGGTGGCCGAGGTTATAGCCCTTCTGCATGATGTAGGTAGATTTCCACAGTATGCGCAGTACAAGACATTTAATGACCGCATCTCGGTAAATCATGCTGAGCTTGGGGCAAGGATTATCACCAGCAAGGGGCTTCTTAAAGAATTTCCTTCGGATGAGCAGGAGATTATTACAGATGCCGTGAAGTTTCATAATGCCTTTGCAATTCCGAAGTTGAAAAACCCTGAAAAGGAGTTTTTTTTAAAATTAATACGTGATGCAGACAAACTGGACATCTGGCGGGTCTTTATTGAGTACTTTGAAAGCAGTGAAACCGAAAGGGCATCGGCAGCAGGTATCGGATTGCCTGAACTGCCCGGATATTCAGAAGAAGTCTTTTCATATCTTTTGAGAAAGCAGGTGGTGCCCCTGTCAAAGGTCAAGTCGCTGAATGATTACAAGCTTGTACAGCTTTCATGGATATACGATCTCCACTTCAGGACTTCATACGCCCTGCTATTGGACAGGGGATATATAAAAAGGATAATCGCACACCTGCCACAGACGGAAAGCATCAGCAGGTTATCCGTCTTTTTACAGGAATTTGCATTATCCAGGATCAAATAA
- a CDS encoding 4Fe-4S ferredoxin — protein MCEFCTRHGEGKKWYENITNYTEEVFYEVNSEENLKNFLTNLPHSMRAGVERAHKWKKRLPRIYRLIAYPLVSGHLRKTHFGQIVPIEDIETILANFNSAVRLPCVCRKVTRGEDRRYCFGIGMDLTLVFKDVPDFSDFDRVSIREALESIRHLDVEGMAHSVWTFNTPFIGAICNCDRDCMAYRFQVDLGIGKAMWKGEYIADIDPLKCSGCRECIGRCYFDAITYDGKKKKCSVNLMNCYGCGICRVACRHDAITLLDRTGISQVANEW, from the coding sequence ATGTGTGAATTTTGCACAAGACACGGGGAAGGTAAAAAGTGGTATGAAAATATCACCAATTATACCGAAGAAGTCTTTTACGAGGTCAATTCCGAAGAGAACCTGAAGAACTTCCTGACAAATCTGCCTCACTCCATGAGGGCAGGTGTGGAGAGGGCTCATAAGTGGAAAAAACGCCTTCCCCGTATTTACAGGCTTATCGCCTATCCCCTTGTTTCAGGGCATTTAAGGAAGACCCATTTCGGACAGATTGTCCCCATCGAAGATATTGAAACCATACTTGCTAATTTCAATTCCGCTGTAAGGCTGCCCTGTGTGTGCCGGAAGGTTACCAGGGGGGAGGACAGGAGGTATTGTTTCGGCATCGGTATGGACCTGACGCTGGTATTTAAAGATGTGCCTGATTTCAGCGATTTTGACAGGGTGTCAATAAGAGAAGCCCTGGAATCCATAAGACATCTCGACGTTGAAGGCATGGCGCATAGTGTCTGGACATTTAACACACCCTTTATCGGCGCTATATGCAACTGTGACAGGGATTGTATGGCCTACAGGTTTCAGGTGGACCTGGGAATCGGCAAGGCCATGTGGAAGGGTGAGTATATTGCAGATATCGATCCCCTGAAATGCAGTGGCTGCAGGGAATGCATCGGCAGGTGCTATTTTGATGCCATCACCTATGACGGAAAAAAGAAGAAATGTTCTGTTAATCTGATGAATTGCTATGGATGTGGAATATGCAGGGTTGCATGCAGACACGATGCTATCACCTTGCTTGACAGGACGGGTATTTCTCAGGTTGCAAATGAGTGGTAA
- a CDS encoding DUF523 domain-containing protein, whose protein sequence is MIIVSACLAGLNTRYDGGNQADERVIALLKAGMAIPVCPEQLGGLPTPRPKAEIQDGNGHDVLSKNAVVLAEDGTDLTEQFIKGASEVLKLAETMNVQEAILKDGSPSCGVNHIKRKGEETVGMGVLTALFSLNGLKVRSNDSL, encoded by the coding sequence ATGATTATTGTAAGCGCCTGCCTTGCAGGCTTGAATACAAGGTATGACGGAGGCAATCAGGCCGATGAACGGGTAATCGCCCTCCTGAAGGCCGGCATGGCCATCCCTGTCTGTCCCGAACAGCTCGGGGGCCTTCCCACCCCGAGACCAAAGGCGGAAATTCAGGACGGGAACGGCCATGATGTGCTCTCAAAAAATGCCGTAGTCCTGGCTGAGGATGGCACAGACCTGACGGAACAATTTATTAAAGGCGCCTCCGAAGTGCTTAAACTGGCAGAGACGATGAATGTCCAGGAGGCCATACTGAAGGATGGAAGCCCCTCCTGTGGCGTAAATCATATAAAGAGAAAGGGGGAAGAGACCGTTGGCATGGGGGTACTAACAGCGCTCTTCAGTCTCAACGGGCTAAAGGTCAGAAGTAATGATTCCCTTTAA
- a CDS encoding rhomboid family intramembrane serine protease, which produces MIPFKDENPTRTFPFFTITIIVLNVLVFFVEIFHPSGMKALVYKYGAIPQNLLSMSDNQHVPAILTIFTSMFMHGGLLHISGNMLYLWIFGNNIEDRLGHFRFLLFYMLSGIVAVYANAIASPGSQIPMIGASGAVSGILGAYLLLYPQARVHTLIFFGFFIQIIRVPALIVIGLWGVIQVISGIISKGQAAQGGVAWFAHIGGFLFGLLTIYLWVPEKRRRS; this is translated from the coding sequence ATGATTCCCTTTAAGGACGAAAATCCCACCCGCACATTCCCTTTCTTCACGATTACCATAATAGTCCTGAACGTCCTGGTATTTTTCGTGGAGATATTTCATCCCTCCGGCATGAAAGCGCTGGTCTATAAATACGGTGCCATCCCGCAAAACCTGCTCTCCATGAGTGACAACCAGCATGTACCCGCAATACTGACCATCTTCACCTCCATGTTTATGCACGGGGGATTGCTCCATATCTCGGGAAACATGCTGTATCTGTGGATTTTCGGAAATAATATCGAGGACAGGCTTGGACATTTCAGGTTCCTTCTCTTCTATATGCTGAGTGGAATTGTTGCAGTCTATGCCAATGCCATTGCATCGCCTGGCTCCCAGATTCCGATGATAGGGGCAAGCGGGGCGGTATCAGGAATCCTCGGCGCATATCTGTTGCTTTATCCCCAGGCAAGAGTGCATACTCTAATATTCTTTGGATTTTTTATCCAGATTATCAGGGTACCAGCCCTTATTGTTATAGGGTTATGGGGGGTTATTCAGGTAATCAGCGGCATCATAAGTAAAGGACAGGCGGCACAGGGGGGAGTTGCATGGTTTGCCCATATTGGGGGGTTCCTCTTCGGACTCCTGACAATATACCTCTGGGTACCTGAAAAAAGACGAAGATCTTAG